A genomic region of uncultured Roseibium sp. contains the following coding sequences:
- a CDS encoding DUF3299 domain-containing protein translates to MARTRTDRLVSAALVLTAFLTGSAAADPVTVNWADLRANRPDACAAFLDNYLNQPKCAQQAGSARLLSRRYETCAPGVEDLDGRAVRIAGYAHPLEFEFRDVKTFLLIPPLRQDCNHPPPPLPDQVIAVEFPDGLDVTADPVWVTGVLRLQQSKTHLATTAYTLQARTVTPANIPDVSGGD, encoded by the coding sequence ATGGCCAGGACAAGAACTGACCGGCTCGTCTCCGCCGCCCTGGTTCTGACGGCGTTCCTGACCGGGTCCGCTGCGGCGGACCCGGTGACGGTCAACTGGGCGGACTTGCGCGCAAACCGACCGGACGCATGTGCCGCGTTTCTTGACAACTACCTGAACCAGCCGAAATGCGCGCAGCAGGCGGGCTCGGCGCGATTGCTGTCGCGCCGCTACGAAACCTGCGCGCCGGGCGTTGAAGACCTGGACGGCCGCGCGGTGCGGATCGCCGGATACGCCCACCCGCTGGAATTCGAATTCAGGGATGTGAAGACTTTCCTTCTGATCCCGCCTTTGCGCCAGGACTGCAACCACCCGCCGCCACCCCTGCCGGACCAGGTGATCGCCGTCGAGTTTCCGGACGGGCTGGATGTCACTGCGGATCCCGTCTGGGTGACCGGTGTGCTGCGGCTGCAGCAAAGCAAGACCCATCTGGCAACGACTGCCTACACGCTTCAGGCTAGAACCGTCACACCGGCGAACATCCCGGATGTGTCCGGCGGCGACTGA
- a CDS encoding helix-turn-helix domain-containing protein — MEIHPFIKRLACEDVEDYSDLFDGWTHTITQTQAGRFGYTGLSVTLPGLKIFIDRHTRSLRWCEYPHIPVTAIFIPLQSSGEVRWRGREMSQENIVVQGKGEEQHFVTGAHMQAIYIDVSEQLMRDLGWSELKNGHLKIAAGPRQRLVRYCHDLIVSQPNRANEQNALFHRNALLRLLREMLFPAMAVGQADEDIRLEMSDFEVLLLCEENLRKSGMTKQVPNTELASRIGISERRLYRAFETQIGMSPTRYMELLRLHALRRHLQSDGSKGQRIADTMAEFGFTNAGRTARRYSELFHEYPKETVSRGRVKVS; from the coding sequence TTGGAAATCCACCCTTTCATCAAGAGACTTGCGTGCGAAGATGTCGAGGACTACAGCGATCTCTTCGACGGCTGGACGCACACGATCACCCAGACGCAGGCGGGCCGTTTCGGGTACACTGGCCTGTCGGTCACGCTTCCCGGTCTCAAAATCTTCATCGACAGGCACACGCGTTCACTGCGCTGGTGCGAGTATCCCCATATTCCCGTTACGGCGATTTTCATTCCGTTGCAAAGTTCCGGCGAGGTCCGGTGGCGCGGCCGGGAAATGTCTCAGGAAAACATCGTGGTGCAGGGAAAGGGAGAGGAGCAGCATTTTGTCACCGGCGCCCACATGCAGGCGATTTACATCGATGTCAGCGAGCAACTCATGCGTGACCTCGGCTGGAGCGAGTTGAAAAACGGGCATCTGAAAATTGCCGCCGGCCCGCGCCAAAGGCTCGTCCGATACTGCCATGACCTGATCGTCTCACAGCCAAATCGAGCCAATGAGCAAAATGCGCTTTTTCATCGGAACGCCCTACTGCGTCTCTTGCGAGAGATGCTCTTTCCGGCAATGGCTGTAGGCCAAGCCGATGAAGACATCCGGCTTGAAATGTCGGATTTCGAGGTCCTGCTCCTGTGTGAGGAAAACCTGCGCAAATCCGGCATGACAAAACAGGTGCCCAACACCGAACTCGCAAGCCGGATCGGAATTTCGGAACGTCGACTCTACCGGGCATTCGAAACCCAGATCGGGATGAGCCCGACCAGATATATGGAACTTCTTCGTCTTCATGCGCTCAGAAGACACCTTCAGTCCGACGGTAGCAAAGGCCAACGGATTGCAGATACGATGGCCGAATTCGGCTTCACCAATGCCGGCCGAACGGCGCGGCGCTATAGCGAACTCTTTCACGAATATCCAAAAGAGACCGTTTCGCGGGGACGGGTGAAGGTCTCGTGA
- a CDS encoding amidohydrolase family protein, which produces MIRSLSPTLLSLLLACSASVAAAQTADMVFTNASVLTMNDDNPTAEAVAVTGNEITYVGDAAGAEALVGDNTEVFDLGGDTLLPGFVSGHDHIVASGWTSRGVSLMGIESLEDAKAAVKEYADANPDEELILGFGFNQVSYGGWPTKEDLDEVVPDRPVFILDFTIHDVWMNSKAFEVGEVSPDEEDQVPGVMFWQRDAEGNQTGIGIEFQWASAFRAAGAWDPAGEIPDIQRDLYAQSVKTGITAVHVPLLAMPTVTDLPLVKEDEKLALAHLHELEKAGDLTIRTFVATGFKDPTANAEDIVSHTLDLREQYDSDMLRVWGIKIHPEGNWSSKTAWMLADYADGSNTRGAAAIEGPMITSVYLEANKNGLPVGTHVDGSQTVRNTVNAILTSRGAGYDVPNNLLHHYFWVSDDDHQAVIDNEIMVNTTPLFHVDWESQDVNALDLLGRARVEATYGRYSSLMALDHNVSLSADVPSSPIDLIAPLLNVEIAMTLQDPMNPDSKPFPLSRKPATLMQSLKGVTIYPAAQQAMQDKIGSIEVGKYADLVVLDTDITTVAPRDISDIKVLGTVMDGRFTHREGI; this is translated from the coding sequence ATGATCAGATCTTTGTCTCCAACACTCTTGTCGCTCCTGCTCGCCTGCTCCGCGTCCGTCGCCGCTGCGCAGACCGCTGACATGGTCTTCACCAATGCGAGCGTGCTCACGATGAACGACGACAACCCGACCGCCGAGGCGGTCGCGGTGACCGGCAACGAGATCACCTATGTCGGCGATGCCGCAGGCGCCGAAGCGCTGGTGGGGGACAACACCGAGGTCTTCGATCTTGGTGGGGATACGCTTCTGCCCGGGTTTGTCTCAGGGCATGATCACATCGTCGCCTCGGGGTGGACGTCTCGCGGCGTCAGCTTGATGGGAATTGAATCCCTTGAAGACGCCAAGGCCGCAGTCAAAGAGTATGCGGACGCCAACCCGGATGAGGAATTGATCCTGGGCTTCGGCTTCAATCAGGTCAGCTATGGCGGTTGGCCGACCAAGGAGGACCTTGACGAGGTCGTTCCGGACCGCCCCGTGTTCATTCTGGACTTTACCATCCACGATGTCTGGATGAACTCCAAAGCGTTTGAAGTTGGCGAGGTTTCTCCTGATGAAGAGGACCAGGTGCCGGGCGTGATGTTCTGGCAGCGCGATGCAGAGGGGAACCAGACAGGGATTGGAATTGAATTCCAATGGGCTTCGGCCTTCCGTGCGGCCGGTGCTTGGGATCCCGCAGGCGAGATTCCGGATATTCAGCGCGATCTTTATGCACAGTCCGTCAAGACCGGGATCACTGCCGTGCATGTGCCCCTTCTGGCGATGCCGACCGTCACTGACCTGCCTTTGGTCAAGGAGGATGAAAAACTCGCGCTCGCGCATTTGCACGAACTCGAAAAAGCTGGCGACCTGACCATCCGCACGTTCGTTGCCACGGGCTTCAAGGACCCGACGGCGAATGCCGAAGACATCGTCTCGCATACGCTGGACCTTCGGGAGCAATACGATAGCGACATGCTGCGCGTCTGGGGCATCAAGATCCATCCGGAAGGCAACTGGAGTTCCAAAACAGCGTGGATGCTTGCCGACTACGCCGACGGCTCGAACACCCGGGGCGCTGCTGCCATCGAAGGGCCGATGATCACCTCCGTCTATCTGGAGGCAAACAAAAATGGCTTGCCGGTCGGCACGCACGTGGATGGTTCGCAGACAGTCCGTAACACCGTGAATGCGATCCTCACGTCCCGAGGTGCGGGCTACGACGTTCCAAACAACCTGCTCCATCATTATTTCTGGGTGTCGGATGATGACCATCAGGCCGTGATCGACAATGAGATCATGGTGAACACAACACCGCTCTTTCACGTCGATTGGGAATCACAGGATGTGAACGCATTGGACCTGCTGGGCCGGGCTCGCGTCGAAGCGACTTATGGGCGCTATTCGTCCTTGATGGCGCTTGATCACAACGTTTCGCTGTCCGCAGACGTACCGTCTTCGCCGATCGACCTGATTGCCCCGTTGCTGAACGTCGAAATCGCGATGACCTTGCAGGACCCGATGAACCCCGACAGCAAACCGTTCCCGCTGTCGCGTAAGCCCGCCACGCTCATGCAATCGTTGAAAGGCGTGACCATTTATCCCG